Proteins encoded together in one Atribacterota bacterium window:
- a CDS encoding DUF362 domain-containing protein, with the protein MENPKVYFTDLRTSPGNNLLDKLEKLVLQAGMKEINFNKKFVALKIHFGEAGNLAYIRPNYAACIVKLVKSEGGMPFLTDANTLYFGKRANAVDHLNTAMENGFNRIGVGCDVIIADGLKGTEYREIIINTKHCPAPKIASAIADTDIILSLTHFKGHEMTGFGGTLKNIGMGSGSRNGKMEMHSTSKPKIKIKNCIGCGVCIKNCSQGAIRFNNDKKAEINYEKCIGCGQCVAVCQYSAAVVGSNASGAIVQEKMVEYALAVLKDKPHFHISFIMNISPFCDCLDYNDMAITPDIGMAASFDPVALDRACVDLVNNASMVKDSVLHERDYQDGEDKFTHVHIDTDWKVGLKYAEELGLGSQKYKLIRV; encoded by the coding sequence ATGGAGAACCCAAAAGTATATTTCACTGATTTGAGAACAAGCCCGGGTAATAATTTACTTGATAAGTTAGAAAAATTAGTGTTACAGGCAGGGATGAAGGAAATAAACTTTAATAAAAAGTTTGTTGCTTTAAAGATACATTTTGGAGAAGCCGGTAACCTTGCTTATATTCGACCAAATTATGCGGCATGCATAGTGAAACTGGTAAAGAGTGAGGGTGGAATGCCATTTTTAACTGACGCTAATACGCTATATTTTGGAAAAAGAGCCAATGCTGTTGATCATTTAAATACAGCAATGGAAAACGGCTTTAACCGTATTGGGGTTGGTTGTGATGTTATTATTGCAGACGGATTGAAGGGGACTGAATATCGCGAGATTATCATTAATACAAAACATTGTCCAGCTCCAAAAATAGCTTCAGCAATTGCTGATACAGATATTATATTATCTCTAACGCATTTTAAAGGGCATGAAATGACGGGTTTTGGAGGTACCTTAAAAAATATTGGTATGGGAAGTGGTTCCCGAAATGGGAAAATGGAAATGCATTCTACTTCTAAACCAAAAATAAAAATAAAAAATTGTATAGGATGTGGAGTTTGTATTAAGAATTGTTCCCAGGGGGCGATTCGTTTTAATAATGATAAAAAAGCTGAGATAAACTATGAAAAATGTATTGGTTGCGGCCAATGTGTTGCAGTATGTCAATATAGTGCTGCAGTCGTAGGTTCTAATGCTTCAGGGGCAATAGTACAGGAGAAAATGGTAGAATATGCTCTCGCTGTATTAAAAGATAAACCACATTTCCATATCAGCTTTATAATGAATATTTCTCCATTTTGTGATTGTCTGGATTATAATGATATGGCCATTACTCCTGATATTGGAATGGCTGCATCTTTTGATCCCGTTGCTCTTGACCGTGCATGTGTTGATCTGGTAAATAATGCTTCTATGGTGAAGGATTCTGTATTGCATGAAAGAGATTACCAGGATGGAGAAGATAAATTTACCCATGTTCATATAGATACTGACTGGAAAGTTGGATTGAAATATGCTGAAGAGTTAGGCTTAGGTTCACAAAAATATAAGTTAATAAGGGTTTAA
- a CDS encoding macro domain-containing protein has protein sequence MRKIVSGIIVECLIGDIALQKDMTAVVNAANAQLRIGGGVAGALHRAAGPGLEEECRPLAPIKPGEAVITGAHNLPNSFVIHCLGPVYGIDKPEDVLLADCYKNSLMLAEDHHIESVAFPAISTGAFGFPLKDATEISFRTIKKMIPKLRHIKHIRFVLHDNTALSVYEQLLGKIIIE, from the coding sequence ATGAGAAAAATAGTGTCTGGAATAATTGTAGAATGTTTAATAGGGGATATTGCTTTACAAAAGGATATGACTGCAGTGGTAAATGCTGCAAATGCACAGCTAAGAATTGGGGGAGGGGTTGCCGGGGCTTTGCACAGGGCTGCGGGACCGGGATTAGAAGAAGAGTGCAGACCGCTGGCGCCTATAAAGCCAGGCGAAGCGGTAATTACCGGAGCACATAATTTGCCTAATAGCTTTGTGATTCATTGCCTGGGCCCTGTTTATGGCATAGACAAACCTGAGGATGTTTTATTAGCAGATTGTTATAAGAATTCCTTAATGTTAGCTGAAGACCATCATATTGAATCGGTAGCTTTTCCTGCAATATCTACCGGTGCCTTTGGTTTCCCGTTAAAAGATGCTACAGAAATTTCCTTTCGTACAATAAAGAAAATGATTCCAAAGCTACGACATATTAAACATATAAGGTTTGTTTTACATGATAATACTGCGCTAAGTGTTTATGAACAGTTATTAGGGAAAATCATCATAGAATAA
- a CDS encoding 4Fe-4S binding protein → MDKEYIIKLASSFVEDSTDNRVNKNIALSTSVAGMKIFDEPIFAFGSTDDPYFQLLENQSIVGKHFINPKKWLPGGKTVISFFLPFTESVRKSNTRDRCWPSEGWLHGRIEGHEFLLKVSLMLKQTLEEAGYKAVVPFLDEKYHNRSGENYYEYSIPKFNSNWSERHVAFICGLGTFGLSKGLITKKGVAGRFGSIITDLLVEATVRNYNNILEYCSKCGICAQQCPANAISLEKGKDHVICSEFLDIIKKKYKPRYGCGKCQVNVPCEHEIPKI, encoded by the coding sequence ATGGATAAGGAATATATTATAAAATTAGCATCTTCTTTTGTAGAGGATTCAACAGATAATAGAGTAAATAAAAATATTGCTCTTTCTACTTCAGTTGCAGGAATGAAAATATTCGATGAACCAATTTTTGCATTTGGAAGTACTGATGATCCTTATTTTCAATTATTAGAAAACCAGTCAATTGTAGGAAAGCATTTTATTAATCCAAAGAAATGGCTTCCTGGAGGCAAGACTGTAATCTCTTTTTTTCTCCCTTTTACCGAGTCTGTCAGAAAAAGCAATACCAGGGACAGATGTTGGCCTTCAGAAGGATGGCTCCATGGGCGAATTGAAGGACATGAATTTTTACTTAAAGTGAGCTTAATGTTAAAACAAACATTAGAAGAGGCGGGCTATAAGGCTGTAGTACCATTTTTAGATGAAAAATATCATAATAGGTCAGGGGAAAACTACTATGAATACTCTATTCCAAAATTTAACAGCAACTGGTCTGAAAGGCATGTTGCTTTTATCTGTGGTCTTGGTACCTTTGGACTTTCAAAAGGATTAATAACTAAAAAAGGTGTAGCAGGAAGGTTTGGAAGTATAATTACTGATTTACTTGTTGAAGCAACAGTTAGAAATTATAATAATATTTTAGAATATTGTTCTAAATGCGGAATTTGTGCACAACAATGTCCCGCTAATGCAATTTCATTAGAAAAAGGGAAGGATCATGTAATATGTTCCGAATTTCTGGATATAATAAAAAAGAAATATAAGCCAAGATATGGATGTGGGAAGTGTCAGGTTAATGTTCCATGTGAGCATGAAATTCCTAAAATTTAA
- a CDS encoding PAS domain S-box protein, protein MEIKNKINKKQNGNLNKVLYNISKAANSAITLQEIYNIIYKELNTVIDANNLHIALLDKDKVFFAYFIDEKDTLDEQIDQFDVSGTLANYNIKYGKSLLVDYQQIVKFSDEGLIKISNIGTLTRETSWLGVPLKIEDDIIGSMAVVNYNIPGVYSKKDIRLMEFVSEQVATAIERKRNEESLRQSRLEFSHLFQYSPEALVYVDQSGYILDINFRFSELFGFTKEELLGKNIDQGFIHPAEMQEHAKKMTKMAANKPIKFESIRKKKDGSLFPALISASPLWFDENTRRIVCLYQDISNQKKIEETIRNNEEKFASLFRSNPLAAVYHDTKGIILDINPKFTELFGYTLNEIEGKNIDDINFYPHNKIDEGSSLTKKAQYSGLIKYETNRRKKDGTIIPVHISTSQVKINDELQGIIALYQDITEQKQNEKLNQVLYHISRAANSQIGLTELYSIIHRELNHVIDAKNFYIALLDTKSEQLNFVYAFDEKETNFSSEYLTYKNTLTGYLLKKGTSLILNYHDICDLIYKGDVKNPGEMTEDICWLSVPLKIKDKIIGSMTVQNYYNPESYKEKDIKLMEIVSDQVATAIIRKQDEEKIAYISFHDSLTGLYNRAYFEEELKRMNNTRYYPLSVIMIDVNGLKVVNDTFGHQQGDQLLKNLAYLMKDSSRQGDILSRLGGDEFAVILPNTTTSDTELFCKRLVNNCKKNNFSPAHLNPNISVGFAIQDGSLLDLEELVIKADKDMYQNKLFNAKSHEKHLLKSFIKILSERDHHGDKDFVNNTEVVATLIGKKIGLNNYDLNRLRLLALMHDIGKIGVSKQILSKTEKLTGEEWQKIKGHCQIGYHITKSIPEFSSICKEVLYHHENWDGSGYPTGLKGEKIPLLSRIISIIDSFNTMQSNRPYKRIMTKEESIEEIKKNSGSQFDPNLVSIFLDILKENSD, encoded by the coding sequence ATGGAAATTAAAAATAAAATAAATAAAAAACAGAATGGAAATTTAAATAAAGTTCTTTATAATATATCCAAGGCTGCTAATTCTGCTATAACCTTGCAGGAAATCTACAATATTATTTATAAAGAGTTGAATACTGTTATTGACGCAAACAATTTGCATATAGCTTTGCTTGATAAAGACAAAGTTTTTTTTGCCTATTTTATCGATGAGAAAGACACCCTTGATGAGCAAATTGACCAATTTGATGTTTCCGGCACACTGGCAAATTATAATATTAAATATGGAAAATCTCTTTTAGTTGATTATCAACAAATTGTTAAATTTTCTGATGAAGGTTTAATAAAAATCTCCAATATCGGAACCCTTACCAGAGAAACATCCTGGCTTGGGGTTCCACTAAAAATTGAAGATGATATAATTGGCTCAATGGCAGTGGTAAACTATAATATTCCGGGTGTCTATTCTAAAAAAGATATTCGCTTAATGGAATTCGTTTCAGAGCAAGTTGCAACAGCTATTGAAAGAAAAAGAAATGAGGAATCTTTACGACAGAGTCGCCTTGAATTTTCTCATCTGTTCCAGTATAGTCCCGAAGCACTGGTATATGTTGACCAGAGTGGTTATATCCTGGATATTAATTTTCGATTTTCAGAACTCTTTGGCTTTACCAAAGAGGAACTCCTGGGGAAAAATATTGATCAGGGATTCATCCATCCTGCAGAAATGCAGGAACATGCAAAAAAAATGACAAAAATGGCTGCCAATAAACCTATTAAATTTGAATCAATTCGAAAAAAGAAAGATGGCAGTTTATTCCCGGCTTTGATTTCAGCCTCCCCTTTATGGTTTGATGAGAATACACGCAGAATAGTTTGTCTTTACCAGGATATAAGTAATCAGAAAAAGATTGAAGAAACAATACGCAATAATGAAGAAAAATTCGCCAGTCTTTTTAGAAGTAACCCTTTGGCAGCTGTTTATCATGATACCAAGGGTATTATATTAGACATTAATCCAAAATTTACAGAATTATTTGGTTATACCTTAAACGAGATTGAGGGTAAGAATATTGATGATATTAATTTCTATCCACATAATAAAATAGATGAAGGAAGCAGTTTAACAAAAAAAGCTCAATACTCAGGACTTATAAAATACGAAACCAACCGAAGAAAAAAAGATGGAACTATCATACCAGTTCATATCTCAACTTCCCAGGTGAAAATTAATGATGAATTACAGGGAATCATTGCCCTATATCAGGACATAACAGAACAAAAGCAAAACGAAAAGTTAAATCAAGTCCTTTATCATATTTCGCGGGCAGCGAATTCTCAAATTGGATTAACGGAACTCTACTCTATAATACATCGCGAATTAAACCATGTAATTGATGCAAAAAACTTTTATATTGCCTTGCTTGATACAAAATCTGAGCAACTGAATTTTGTCTATGCCTTTGACGAAAAAGAAACAAACTTTTCTTCAGAATATTTAACGTACAAAAACACCTTGACTGGCTACCTGCTTAAAAAAGGTACTTCTCTGATACTGAATTACCATGATATTTGTGATTTAATTTACAAAGGAGATGTAAAAAATCCTGGAGAGATGACTGAAGATATTTGCTGGCTAAGCGTCCCTCTAAAAATTAAAGATAAAATAATAGGATCAATGACAGTCCAAAATTATTATAACCCTGAATCTTATAAAGAAAAAGACATAAAACTAATGGAAATTGTTTCTGATCAGGTTGCTACAGCCATTATTCGTAAACAAGATGAAGAAAAAATAGCTTATATAAGTTTTCATGATAGCCTTACCGGCTTATACAATAGAGCGTATTTCGAGGAAGAGTTAAAAAGAATGAATAACACCCGTTATTACCCCCTCAGTGTAATTATGATTGATGTAAACGGATTAAAAGTTGTAAATGACACATTTGGTCACCAACAAGGTGATCAATTACTGAAAAACCTGGCTTATTTAATGAAAGATTCTTCCCGCCAGGGAGATATTTTGTCAAGGTTGGGGGGAGATGAATTTGCTGTTATTCTTCCTAATACCACTACCTCTGACACAGAACTATTCTGTAAAAGACTCGTCAATAATTGCAAGAAAAATAATTTTAGTCCGGCACATCTTAATCCAAATATATCTGTAGGTTTTGCTATACAGGATGGAAGTTTGTTAGATTTAGAAGAATTAGTTATTAAAGCAGATAAAGATATGTATCAAAATAAATTATTTAATGCTAAAAGTCATGAAAAACATCTTTTAAAGTCTTTCATCAAAATACTTTCTGAAAGAGATCATCATGGAGATAAAGATTTTGTTAATAACACTGAAGTAGTAGCAACTCTGATAGGTAAGAAAATTGGATTAAACAATTATGACCTGAACAGACTTCGTTTACTGGCATTAATGCATGATATCGGAAAAATAGGAGTTTCAAAACAGATATTATCAAAAACAGAAAAACTTACTGGTGAAGAATGGCAAAAAATAAAGGGACATTGTCAAATTGGTTATCATATCACAAAAAGCATTCCTGAATTTTCCTCAATTTGTAAAGAAGTATTATACCACCATGAAAATTGGGATGGATCTGGATATCCAACGGGTTTAAAAGGTGAAAAAATTCCATTATTATCCAGAATTATATCAATAATTGACTCCTTTAATACTATGCAATCTAATAGACCCTACAAAAGAATAATGACTAAAGAAGAATCAATAGAAGAGATAAAAAAGAATTCCGGGAGTCAATTTGACCCTAACCTGGTATCCATCTTCCTGGATATACTAAAAGAAAATTCTGACTAA
- a CDS encoding class II aldolase/adducin family protein, protein MVENNVLQKFVDYVKLTWDRKLTESTGGNMSIRIDDKIHITPTGFIKHFFSVEDIVITDMNGKQLAGRYRASSEIKMHLKIYKNRSDIESIFHAHPRNALICAINKIKINTHILPEAAFLLNKIAYLPYSQPGTEEFAQGFVNDVKGGCNTFVLENHGVTTCGKSIEAAFARLESLETCAYLSVMQELIDKKPNDIPLE, encoded by the coding sequence TTGGTTGAGAATAATGTGTTACAAAAATTTGTAGACTATGTTAAATTAACCTGGGATAGAAAACTGACCGAATCAACGGGTGGAAATATGAGTATTAGGATTGATGATAAAATACATATAACTCCTACCGGATTTATAAAACATTTTTTTTCTGTTGAAGATATTGTTATCACTGACATGAATGGAAAACAATTGGCAGGTAGATATAGAGCTTCTTCTGAAATCAAAATGCATTTAAAAATATATAAAAATAGAAGTGACATAGAAAGCATTTTTCATGCTCATCCAAGAAATGCTCTTATTTGTGCAATTAATAAAATTAAAATAAATACCCATATTTTACCTGAAGCTGCTTTTTTGCTAAATAAAATTGCATATCTACCCTATAGCCAACCGGGAACAGAAGAATTTGCACAAGGTTTTGTAAATGATGTTAAAGGGGGATGCAATACATTTGTCCTTGAAAATCATGGTGTAACAACTTGTGGTAAATCAATTGAGGCTGCATTTGCACGCCTTGAATCTTTAGAAACATGCGCTTATCTATCTGTAATGCAAGAATTAATTGACAAAAAGCCAAATGATATTCCTCTGGAATAA